In the genome of Mycobacterium kansasii ATCC 12478, one region contains:
- the mtf2 gene encoding fatty-acid O-methyltransferase Mtf2, giving the protein MALKDRVYDVVLPVGWKLNQKAQKYIYPSFTKRVATDELVFLNMGYEEDPPMAIPLEPSDEPDRYSIQLYHRVATQVDLTGKRVLEVGAGHGGGASYLTRTLHPASYTGLDLNPAGIAFCQKKHHVPGLDFVQGDAQNLPFADESFDAVINIESSLYYPDFPRFLGEVARVLRPGGHFLYTDFRLPFGIDAWETALADAPMRIVSQTEINDEILRGYEKLSPSLKALYDRNTPRLLRGLYAKLFAVDGKTTHPLKSWGFSYRVYCLAKA; this is encoded by the coding sequence ATGGCACTCAAAGACCGCGTGTACGACGTGGTTCTCCCAGTCGGCTGGAAGCTGAATCAGAAGGCCCAGAAGTATATTTACCCATCCTTCACCAAGCGCGTCGCCACCGATGAGCTGGTGTTCCTCAACATGGGCTATGAAGAGGATCCACCGATGGCGATACCGCTGGAACCCTCTGACGAGCCCGACCGATACTCCATCCAGCTTTACCACCGTGTTGCGACCCAGGTGGATCTCACCGGCAAACGGGTGCTGGAAGTCGGTGCCGGGCACGGCGGCGGAGCCTCATACCTCACGCGTACTTTGCACCCGGCGTCCTACACCGGATTGGACCTGAACCCGGCCGGCATTGCGTTTTGCCAGAAGAAACACCATGTTCCCGGCCTCGATTTCGTGCAGGGCGATGCCCAGAACCTGCCATTCGCCGACGAATCGTTCGACGCCGTGATCAACATCGAATCCTCGCTCTACTACCCTGATTTCCCCCGCTTCCTCGGCGAAGTGGCGCGGGTCCTGCGTCCGGGAGGCCATTTCCTGTACACCGATTTCCGGCTCCCGTTTGGCATTGACGCCTGGGAGACGGCGCTGGCCGACGCGCCGATGCGAATCGTTTCGCAGACCGAGATCAATGATGAGATCCTGCGCGGATACGAGAAACTGTCGCCGTCACTGAAGGCGCTTTACGATCGCAATACGCCGCGGCTGTTACGGGGCTTATACGCAAAGCTTTTCGCAGTGGATGGCAAGACCACACATCCCCTGAAAAGCTGGGGATTCTCTTACCGGGTCTATTGCTTAGCCAAAGCCTGA